The Sminthopsis crassicaudata isolate SCR6 chromosome 5, ASM4859323v1, whole genome shotgun sequence genome contains the following window.
TGGGTTCTCATACTTGAGGTGAGTAGTAGGAAGATGAAAGGAGGAAGTGGGGAAAGGATTCTTTATGCTAAATGTTATCAAAGGACACACAAAGTAACAACCCATTTTACCCTGGAAAATGTAATCCCATCCCATCCTACCCTTGAATTGCTGAACATTCCATTTCAAAGCAATTctcaaattttttcccccttaaataaTCTGGTCCTTAGTGATCCACTTGAAATGGCATAGAAGCCAATGAAAATATATCACTTTAATTTAAAGTCAGTTCCAGAAGAAATAAAGAGTGAGAAGAGTTAATTCCACTTGGTCTTGGCTGGGTCTGGCTTGAAAGCCCCGATGTTCCCAAAGTCACTCAACAGGACCCAGTCTTTACATCTCCAAAAGCAGTACTGATTCTGAAGCACTCAGTCTGAGCTGGTCTGGAATAGACCATAAAAGTAAATGCAGcaaaaacaaccacaacaaaaacaaaaaaccaaaacccaacaATAAATAGAAGTTCTAAGTCGTATCACTTAGGAGTTGCCAACTGCATCTAGGGGCCATTTCTTAATAATTCAAAATGGGGCTCCCCACAAGTGTCATTTCAAATTGAAATCTTCTGATGACTCTTCGAAGTTACCAGGGAAAAATTAATGTTTCCATTGCCCGAAGTCACGACTGCTCACATTAATGTGTAGTAGGGGATTGGGGGAAGAAAGGCGAGAGGGTTTGGCAAGGAGGTGAAGAAGGGATAGATATCAGCTCTGTCAGTAGCTGAAGAGTTCAATAAGAATCACACTGTGATGTACCCACTCACTGTTCATTGAACGGCAACTTGAGccaaattttggtatatgtgtAGGTCTTTAGTCTCCAGCTGTATATGACATTTTGTTTTGCCTTGAAAGATATGACTGGGAGGATTCATAGGGTACCATCCTATATCCTAGGTAAAGGATACAGTCAAAAGTCTAGATTTTGCTGAAGAATAAAGAAGTTTTCTACTCTAGGTTTTTTAATGAACCAGGGGAAAGAaactccccccctctctctttttctctctctgtctctgtctctggcttcAGCAACCATGGATGAGATCCAGCTGTTGGAGCATGACATATAGGGACTTCTGAAGTCGGGTCAGGGTCACCACTTCCgtggaatagagagaggcttccATGACACCTTCCAAATTCCCCAAAGCACTCAAACCACCAGCTTCATCGAAGGGACAGCTCTTTAAGGAACCCAGCAAATGGAGAAGGTCTCTGAGGTTCTCAAGGTCATTGGATATTTGCACCATGTTTCtggaagatagattggagaggATCTGCTGGTAGATGGCCAAAGTCTGGTCCATGTCTGACAGACTCTGGAAGGGATGGAGTCCTGGGATGAAGTCCAAGCCAGTTACCCTCTGTTTGGCAGAAATTGAGTACTGtgtaaaaggaagagggagaaagtcAAGCACAAACATTGAGttaatttcccttctctctctcggCTTTAATTATTAGCATTTCCTAACAGaacactagatttgaagtcagagttCTTgaccttattattattaatttttttaacctatgTTATCTTTGGCATtataagtcatttagcctctccagcctcagtttcctgatctgaaaaatggggagggagaggTTGGACTatctctttcagttttaaatcctaTAATTCACCAATCTCCAACCTGCACCTTTAATCCAGTCAAATCTCCTAAATGTTACATTATTCCCCGATGCTTTGTTTCTGCTGTTTCATCTGGAATACTCATCCTCTTCCATTCCCATTCTTCCCATTCAAGGTCCAATTTAAGTCCCTCTCACAGTACTACTCCCAGTATGAAGAATCCAAGATGTGCTTAGtaactttttattgatttgaactgaattaaaaaaaaataggtatacTTAGGATGTCATGCTCCTGGAAGCATCAAGGACTTTTCTTGTCACAGTCCTGTGATCTCTGCAAATGGCCAAGATTTCTAGTACAAATACACGCCTGAGTGCTTAGGAAGGTCTCAGGAGGTGATGGCAAAGACATAGGGACATCACTGTCCAAACCCTTTGCTGTATGGACTACTATGAGATTTCTAGACGCTTATAATTCAGCATAGTGTTGTGCTTTCCCCAGGACACTTATAACAGGGACACAAATATAAACACCTAGGGAGAACCATTCAGGGAACCACTCACCAGAACTGCTCTGTTCTGTAAGTCTCACCTAACTCTCTGGCCCTCCCGGAACCGCCGATATACAGGCAGTCTCAGAGAATGAGACCAGTGGTTTGGTTCCTCATTGTATGAACAACATTTCACCTTAAGCtttatcctttcctcttcccttcataCCCTCCCTAGGAAGAGATGTCTTCTCCTTAAGTTGCAACCTCCATTGCTTGGCTAAATTGCTCGTGATCCAGTTTCTTAATCAACTAGAGCCTGTGCCAATCAACATTTGTGACCTAGTCCCTGGACTCAGGTCAAGATTctctcaagaaaaatcagagatgaTTGCCCCACCTccattattcatttcttttcatttggcAGACTTCCTTCCCTCAATTGTCTGCTGTCCGACAAATGGGCCACATGACCTGGGCCCAGGCCCTGAACACACCAACCTCATCTGGTTGATTTAGGAAAGTCTGGGGTCTCTAGCTGATCTCTACTTTTCCCTCTTGGGAATTCTCTGCCTTTCTAAAAGTACTTTCCTATAGTTTATTGTCCACCAAGACTGACTGCTTGGGGGAACCACAATGCACAGTTGTGAGAATCTTTAGGGGAATCTTAGACTCTGACCCCTCATTTCCATGTGTGGGCTCAGGATCTTTAACCATTTTTATAGTTTAATATATATGATGTAtgtaatgatcaaccatgattctgATAAAGAATGCTgcctatctattattattattattattgctttttggcAACTTCCTGGgatatattctttattattattattataatagctttttatttacaagatatatgcatgggtaattttacagcactgacaattgccaagccttttgttccaatttttcccctcctcccccagatggcaggttgaccaatacatgttacatatgttaaagtataaattaaatttaaaaaaaaaaaatatatatatatatatatatatatatatatatatatatatatatatacatgcccaAACTGCCTTCCTCTTTATAAAAGGGTTTTTAAACTTAGATGCAGATggaagatatatatttttggacGTGGCCaacatgggaatttgttttgcttgactatgtatatttgttacaaaggttttgttttttgtttttgttttctttccagtgCAGGGAAaggtaaaaggggaaaatacttttaaataaaaaaattaattaaacataTATCATTCAAGAAGTTTTActgatggctttttaaaaaattttcaatttcaatttctcttCCTTGCATCTATTccactggggaaaaaagaaaaacaaaagttgtgATAGCTATACATAGTCAAGCAATAAAAAGCTacattgatgtcttttgtttttcctttacaGTGATTTCTAAATATATCCCACTCCCACCCTTAATGAGTCCTCCTTTCCATGAACAACTACAAAAAAACAATGGCGTAAAATCCTCCAACACAGTTCTCTTGTCTGACAGTATATGAAGTATTCTGTACCCATAATaccccacttcttttttttttttttaatagtttttatttaccagatatatacatgggtaattttacaacattgacaattgccaaagcttttgttctaattttccactccttcccgcccccagatgacaggcataCTCCACTTCTTAACCAAGAGTAGGGAAGAGCATttactcatctttttttctggGGCCAAGATGGATCATTCAGTATAGTTATTTAATATTCAGCTTCTGTTGCCTTAACATACTCTTTTTGGCTCTGAACCAGCACCCTTCATCCTGCCTTCTAGTTGGCCATTTATTTCACATCAATCAAAGCAGCTAGATCTCCAGGAATAGGATGCCCACCTAAGTAGTCTATTGAGTCcttattttggctttttcttcttccattattATCTCCTCCCAGCTCAAGATGACTCTCATATATATCTGATGATATATTCTAAAGCATGTCTGAGACTGCATCTCAGCTGAATAGCTGGGAACCCTGGCTTAGCAGCTTCCTAGGCAGAGGAACTGCACATTTTGGGACTATCTCTTCAATATAAGCTAACATTGCCAATTCAGACAAGGACCAGGGCTGGGTCTTAAGATCTAGTTCATACAGACTTAGAAATGTCAGTGTCTGCTCTGGTTGCCCCAGGAACATGGGGAGGCAAACAATAGTGACTGGAGCAGCAACCATGCTCCTGTAGCCCAAGGGTCTGGTCCCATCGTCACCTGTATGGGGCTCTCCTGCTGTGTTATAATCTAACAACCACCTCCTGTTGTTCCTGCAGCTGCTCACTCAGCAAGAATGTGACCTCCATCACCCTCTAGCATTATTGGGAAGGAAGGATAGTTTCCATAACATATTCTTCTTATCATTAAATTATAGGAACTTTCTAGCATAAGAACACCTAAGAGAATTAGGGAAAAGTTCTGAAAGAATTGTCATTGATCTTGTGACATGGTATCCTCCCTGCCCAAGTTGTCTGGTGCAGGATGTAACTTAAGACTTCATTTTCAGTTTAAGTATAACCCACTGTTGTACCAGGGACACTTTCAATATAGATGTACAGTACAAACACAGACATACAGGGAAAGGTGTTGAGGTAACCCAACTTTCCAGACCTTTACGGTTTTGCTATTCATATGGTCTCCGTTCAAGTCTGCTGATTCCTAGTCTACCGCAGTTTTTACTACACTATCTAGCAAGAGAGGATGAGAAATGGTGCACCAAGATTGCCTCGAATTCCCGAGAGAAAACAATAAATGCTACAGGCTACCCAACTTGGATACAGACCAAACAGAATATTCTACCGTATCTAACTTATTTGAGTTTTGGTTTCCTTGATGGTAAATTAGAATTAAGCATGGCTAATGTTCGTTATTGATGccattgtgtttttgtttttgtttttttaaattatagctttttatttaccagatatatgcatgggtaattttacaacactgacaattgccaagccttttgttccaatttttcccctccttctccccacccccctcccccaggatgCCATTGGGTTTTAAAGGGACTACTCCTGCAGCCATCTGACAATGATAATTTTCATCTGTTTTTATAATCAGAACAAAGCAGAAGAAGGGTAGATAAGGCTGAAGGtcaacagaagaaaaagaggcaACGAAAGACACAGCCCCTAGTTCT
Protein-coding sequences here:
- the LEP gene encoding leptin, with protein sequence MHCVPLFCFLWFCHHLYYSQAVPIRKVQDDTKTLTKTIITRINDISHMYSISAKQRVTGLDFIPGLHPFQSLSDMDQTLAIYQQILSNLSSRNMVQISNDLENLRDLLHLLGSLKSCPFDEAGGLSALGNLEGVMEASLYSTEVVTLTRLQKSLYVMLQQLDLIHGC